The genomic window TTTGATAGCTCACTGGATCTTTAGGTGTTGATCCAGGAACAAACAATTGAATCGCAGAAGTAAAAGTTGTGTTTACTTCTTCTCCTTCAATTAGTTCCTTTTTTTCGAATAAATCTGACATATCTCCCCAGCGTGTAATCCATGTTCCAGCGCCCTGGTCAACCGCCGCACTAGTGATCATGCTCTCTTGATTCGGAACCATTCCTAGTACTTCATAAGTGGTAGGTTGCGGGGAGTTGCTATTACTTACCATCTTTGGTTTCAAGAAAAACAAAGTCGCCCCTGTTAATTCTTCGTATTGAGTCGGCTCTTCAGCACGAAACTGGTGGGTTTCTTTCACCTTTAATGTCCAGCCAGCCAATGTCCCACGATTATCTGTCACTTGAACAAAGTTCGGAGTGATCAAATGAGGATCATTGAAGTATCTTTGCGCCTGTGCAGCATAATACTCATCTTTATTGGAAATCTTATTCATCCCAAAATCCAAACTACTAGCAAAATCAATCGATAACGCGCCGCCTGTACCAGGCTCAGGTCTCGAACCATCAGGATTCATCGGATCAACTGGAATCTCCGGATTGGTAGGATCTACAGGAAGTGTCGGTTCTTTTGATGATCGGAATTTTACCGCATCATACCCTCCTACATCATCATGAGGCGCTGCAAAAACCATTTGACTGGCTAGAGCACCAAGCAATGTCGAAAGCACGCTTGCTAATAAAAACTTCTTCATCTAATCCTCCTTCCTAGGAAAATATCTGAATTTATTTAGTTTGCTGGAATGTCGGATAGCGTCCAATTTAGATTGGTCGTATAAATCCCCGCTTTTTTCACCGTTGCACCCGGCACACATAATGTAATCGGTGATTTTGTCGCAACTGCATCTCCAGTTGTCGCCGTCGAATCATAATCCGTTGGTTTACCTAAACCATAGATCCA from Enterococcus sp. DIV1094 includes these protein-coding regions:
- a CDS encoding WxL domain-containing protein produces the protein MKKFLLASVLSTLLGALASQMVFAAPHDDVGGYDAVKFRSSKEPTLPVDPTNPEIPVDPMNPDGSRPEPGTGGALSIDFASSLDFGMNKISNKDEYYAAQAQRYFNDPHLITPNFVQVTDNRGTLAGWTLKVKETHQFRAEEPTQYEELTGATLFFLKPKMVSNSNSPQPTTYEVLGMVPNQESMITSAAVDQGAGTWITRWGDMSDLFEKKELIEGEEVNTTFTSAIQLFVPGSTPKDPVSYQTNLVWILSDLPTNK